TTCTATGTGTTCTCACTCCTTTCTTCTATTCCCTTCTATTTCCGTGTCTTTGACTTGTTTGAGTTTGTACCTTTGTGCTTGAATAATTCCTTCCCTTGATTGTGCCATAGATCTTATCTTCATAGGAAAATTAATCTCCTAAAACAATACTGTTAGATGCCACAATGATGTATTACAGAAAACTTTCTTTGTTTTTCTGTGCTTTATCTATCTTTTATCCCTATCTGTGTTTCTCTGCCGATTTTGTTCCAGTAGATAACTACCTTATAGATTGTGGAGCAAGTTCTGGTACTGTTGTAGGTAACCGCAATTTCTCTGCGGATAGTGCTTCTAAGAAGCTATTATCCACTCAGCAAGATGTTCTTGCAAGTACTTCCTTGAAATCAATCACTTCCACTGGTGATTCCACTCTCTATCAAACTGCTAGGGTCTTCACTGGTTCCTCAAAGTACACTTTCCCAATCAAACAAAAAGGGAGACATTGGATCCGTCTTTATTTCTTTCCATTTACCTATCAGAAGTATGATATGAGTGCAGCGAAATTCTCGGTTGCCACGCAGAACAATGTCCTTGTTAGTGATTTTGGTGTGCAGAAAGATCCTGTGATGAAGGAATACTCTGTGAATGTGAGCTCTAATTCTCTTGTTATAGACTTTACCCCTTCGAGTGGTTCGATTGCCTTTGTGAATGCAATCGAAGTTGTTTCGGTCCCTGATGATCTCATTGATGATGCTGGTCTCAGCCTGACTAATGGATTATCAACCTACTCTGGCTTGGCAGCACAGGCTCTGGAGACGGTCTGGAGGGTTAACATGGGGGGTCCAACTGTCTCCTCTGGTAGTGACACTCTTCAACGAACCTGGGATCCGGATCTTAGCTTCCTAAAAGAAAAAAACCTTGCTGCTAATTTCTCAAATATTGGAGGTGTTCAGTATGTGAACGGCTCGGCTACTGAAAATGATGCTCCGGCTAGTGTTTATGGTACTGGACAACAGATGAACTCACAAAGTGATCCACGTGTTAATTTCAATGTGACATGGGAGTTTAAGGTGGATTCTGGATTTCAGTACCTTGTTAGACTTCACTTCTGTGATTTAGTGAGTAAAGGTCTCAATGAACTCTACTTCAATGTTTATGTTGATTCCTTGTTTGCTGCCAAGGATCTTGATCTTGCTTCAATAAATCAAAATGCCTTGGGTGTTCCATATTATAGGGATGTTGTTACACCCTTGACATCTAGCAACTTGCTTCGAGTAAGTATGGGACCTTCTAATGTAAATAAGGACTACCCTAATGCCATTCTGAATGGTTTGGAGATCATGAAAATGAACAATTCTGTGGGCAGTCTTAGTACAGCGACGGCTGCTGTTGCTACTACTTCTGGTTCAAATTCAAAGAATGTTGGTGTAATTGTGGGTGCAGTTCTTGGGGCAGTATGTGCAGTGGTCTTGGCTGGACTTTTGTGCGTACTATGCAGGAAAAGAAGGCGGTTGGCGCGGCGGAGGCAGTCTAAGACATGGATTCCTTTCTCCATCAACGGAACAACTTCTCACACCATGGGAAGTAAATATTCTAATGGTACTACAATTAGTGCTGCTTCAAACTTCGAGTACCGTGTCCCTCTTGCTGCAGTTCAGGAAGCTACAAACAATTTTGATGAGAGTTGGGTTATTGGGATTGGTGGCTTTGGGAAAGTATACAAGGGGGAATTGAGCGACGGCACTAAAGTGGCAGTTAAGAGAGGAAATCCTCGGTCACAGCAGGGTATTGCCGAGTTCCGAACTGAAATCGAAATGCTGTCTCAGTTCCGTCACCGGCATCTGGTATCTTTGATTGGCTATTGTGATGAAAGGAATGAAATGATACTGATATATGAGTATATGGAGAAAGGAACACTCAAGGGTCATCTATATGGTTCGGGGTTCCCAACCTTAAGTTGGAAGGAGAGGCTTGAGATATGCATTGGAGCTGCTAGAGGGCTTCATTACCTGCACACCGGCTATGCTAAAGCAGTTATTCACCGCGATGTGAAGTCTGCAAATATCCTCCTTGATGAGAACCTGATGGCTAAAGTTGCTGATTTTGGATTATCCAAGACTGGGCCAGAACTTGATCAGACACATGTGAGCACAGCTGTTAAAGGAAGCTTTGGCTACCTTGATCCTGAATACTTCAGGAGGCAGCAGCTAACAGAAAAGTCTGATGTGTATTCATTCGGCGTGGTTCTGTTTGAAGTTCTTTGTGCAAGACCTGTCATAGATCCGTCCCTTCCCAGGGAGATGGTAAACTTGGCAGAATGGGCAATGAAGTGGCAGAAGAAGGGGCAACTGGAGGAGATCATAGATCCGGCACTTGCAAGCAACATAAGACCGGAATCTCTCAGGAAGTTTGGAGAAACCGCGGAGAAATGCTTGGCAGACTTCGGTGTAGACAGGCCTTCTATGGGAGATGTATTGTGGAATTTGGAGTATGCCCTGCAGCTTCAAGAGTCTGCTACTCAAGGGAATGATCCTCAAGAAAACAGTACTAATATGATCAGTCTCTCTCCACAGGTCAACAACTTCAACGACGATGCAAGCGCCTCTACCATTAAATTTGAAGGCACAAATGTGGATGATCTGTCTGGTGTTTCAATGAGTAGGGTGTTTTCTCAGTTGGTGAAGTCAGAAGGAAGATGAAGATGATTTTCAATATTGGTGGATATTCAACTTTTTTATTACAACgctgttgttttattattttttcttgtttgtattatattttgatttttattatgaTCACTTGATCTCTCTGTCCTGACACACTATATTAAGATACTTTTATAGATTTGTAAAGAAAGACTTAGTTAATCAGACGTCTTTACTTAATTGGTAGCCAGAACACCAAATGGATCCATTCGTTCAATATTGAAATTTGTATAAGTTGATCATTTTCGTACAGAGGAATGTTAGggccagtaacttttgtgatttgtagccatcaaatagccatcaatgatggttttaatggtgtgagattggtgtgagatttcatcctaTATACTTTGAGGAGTGTTAGGGACCAGTaggttttgtgatttgtaatAATCAATTagctattattagtatttttaatgatgtgaaattatatttaatggtatgagattattctttttttttgctggttaagtgctggtcaaattttaataaaaatactgacTTTCTGAATTTTTTCATATACTTTTTATATACTTTTTAAATGATTTGATATGTTTGACTAAATTGTTATTTAACCATTTCTAACTATCTTCTTAGGTGAAACTGAATTAATAGGTTGACAAATttgattttagaattttaatacATTATTTTGGCATGCTAATATTATGGTTATGCAGCATTATTGTGTTCTGTtcttttttctctcccatctgcCATCTCCCTTCTACTCACTGGCTCATGTTAGTGTTGGTATCCTTTTGTTCCTTTTAGTTTGGCATGAGACTACAGTGGTTAATTTACTTCTCATTTAGATTTAGATTAGATGTAATCCAtcatttgaaaaataagaaaacgaAATGGTGATGTTTCTATTTTCTAGTGATCCATGATTAGAACCATGTAATAGGAAAATGGTATTTCTGTTGGCCACACTATGTTGCCATCTTCTCTTTTGTATTATCTTTTGTGCGTGACGTTCAATAGCTAGTGCACATCCCTATcattacaaatt
The DNA window shown above is from Arachis ipaensis cultivar K30076 chromosome B08, Araip1.1, whole genome shotgun sequence and carries:
- the LOC107613072 gene encoding receptor-like protein kinase HERK 1 isoform X1 — translated: MMYYRKLSLFFCALSIFYPYLCFSADFVPVDNYLIDCGASSGTVVGNRNFSADSASKKLLSTQQDVLASTSLKSITSTGDSTLYQTARVFTGSSKYTFPIKQKGRHWIRLYFFPFTYQKYDMSAAKFSVATQNNVLVSDFGVQKDPVMKEYSVNVSSNSLVIDFTPSSGSIAFVNAIEVVSVPDDLIDDAGLSLTNGLSTYSGLAAQALETVWRVNMGGPTVSSGSDTLQRTWDPDLSFLKEKNLAANFSNIGGVQYVNGSATENDAPASVYGTGQQMNSQSDPRVNFNVTWEFKVDSGFQYLVRLHFCDLVSKGLNELYFNVYVDSLFAAKDLDLASINQNALGVPYYRDVVTPLTSSNLLRVSMGPSNVNKDYPNAILNGLEIMKMNNSVGSLSTATAAVATTSGSNSKNVGVIVGAVLGAVCAVVLAGLLCVLCRKRRRLARRRQSKTWIPFSINGTTSHTMGSKYSNGTTISAASNFEYRVPLAAVQEATNNFDESWVIGIGGFGKVYKGELSDGTKVAVKRGNPRSQQGIAEFRTEIEMLSQFRHRHLVSLIGYCDERNEMILIYEYMEKGTLKGHLYGSGFPTLSWKERLEICIGAARGLHYLHTGYAKAVIHRDVKSANILLDENLMAKVADFGLSKTGPELDQTHVSTAVKGSFGYLDPEYFRRQQLTEKSDVYSFGVVLFEVLCARPVIDPSLPREMVNLAEWAMKWQKKGQLEEIIDPALASNIRPESLRKFGETAEKCLADFGVDRPSMGDVLWNLEYALQLQESATQGNDPQENSTNMISLSPQVNNFNDDASASTIKFEGTNVDDLSGVSMSRVFSQLVKSEGR
- the LOC107613072 gene encoding receptor-like protein kinase HERK 1 isoform X2; protein product: MLSPKKISLTNGLSTYSGLAAQALETVWRVNMGGPTVSSGSDTLQRTWDPDLSFLKEKNLAANFSNIGGVQYVNGSATENDAPASVYGTGQQMNSQSDPRVNFNVTWEFKVDSGFQYLVRLHFCDLVSKGLNELYFNVYVDSLFAAKDLDLASINQNALGVPYYRDVVTPLTSSNLLRVSMGPSNVNKDYPNAILNGLEIMKMNNSVGSLSTATAAVATTSGSNSKNVGVIVGAVLGAVCAVVLAGLLCVLCRKRRRLARRRQSKTWIPFSINGTTSHTMGSKYSNGTTISAASNFEYRVPLAAVQEATNNFDESWVIGIGGFGKVYKGELSDGTKVAVKRGNPRSQQGIAEFRTEIEMLSQFRHRHLVSLIGYCDERNEMILIYEYMEKGTLKGHLYGSGFPTLSWKERLEICIGAARGLHYLHTGYAKAVIHRDVKSANILLDENLMAKVADFGLSKTGPELDQTHVSTAVKGSFGYLDPEYFRRQQLTEKSDVYSFGVVLFEVLCARPVIDPSLPREMVNLAEWAMKWQKKGQLEEIIDPALASNIRPESLRKFGETAEKCLADFGVDRPSMGDVLWNLEYALQLQESATQGNDPQENSTNMISLSPQVNNFNDDASASTIKFEGTNVDDLSGVSMSRVFSQLVKSEGR